The following proteins are encoded in a genomic region of Bosea beijingensis:
- a CDS encoding phage major capsid protein, whose translation MSHLNTAPETKAAGGDLALAFEDLRYTLENYRATNEERLAGLEARQNVDPLTEEKLVRMDAALDDTMRRIDRLTLERGRPALGQDGPRDPLTAEHKAAFGAYVRAGEAGGLKRLEAKALSAGSGPDGGYLAPATVEGEILRRLANVSPIRSLATVRTISSGTYKKAFSTTGPASGWVAETAARPQGASPTLAELSFPAMELYAMPAATQTLLDDAIVDIDQWIAEEVESAFAEQEGAAFVNGDGVDKPKGFLAYPTVAEASWSWGNIGVLNTGVAGAFPASNPSDVLVDLVYALKAGFRQNASFVMNRKTQGTVRKFKDSTGNYLWQPPASAGAPATLLGFPLVEAEDMPNVANNAVSIAFGDFRRGYLVVDRAGVRILRDPYSAKPYVLFYTTKRVGGGIQDFAAIKGLKFAV comes from the coding sequence ATGAGCCATCTCAACACCGCGCCCGAGACCAAGGCCGCCGGCGGCGATCTCGCGCTGGCTTTCGAGGACCTGCGCTACACGTTGGAGAATTACCGCGCCACCAATGAGGAGCGCCTCGCCGGGCTCGAGGCGCGCCAGAATGTCGACCCGCTGACCGAGGAGAAGCTCGTCCGCATGGACGCGGCGCTCGACGACACCATGCGCCGCATCGACCGGCTGACGCTGGAGCGCGGCCGCCCGGCACTCGGCCAGGACGGCCCGCGCGATCCGCTGACCGCCGAGCACAAGGCCGCCTTCGGAGCTTACGTCCGCGCCGGTGAGGCCGGAGGGCTGAAGCGGCTGGAGGCCAAGGCGCTCTCCGCCGGCTCCGGACCGGATGGCGGCTATCTCGCGCCGGCGACCGTCGAGGGCGAGATTCTGCGCCGCCTGGCGAACGTTTCGCCGATCCGCTCGCTTGCCACGGTGCGCACGATCTCGTCCGGCACCTACAAGAAGGCGTTTTCGACCACTGGTCCGGCTTCCGGCTGGGTGGCCGAGACCGCGGCGCGGCCGCAGGGCGCTTCACCGACCCTGGCCGAACTTTCCTTCCCGGCCATGGAGCTCTACGCCATGCCGGCGGCGACCCAGACCCTGCTCGACGACGCCATCGTCGATATCGACCAGTGGATCGCCGAGGAGGTCGAGAGCGCTTTCGCCGAGCAGGAGGGCGCCGCCTTCGTCAACGGTGACGGCGTCGACAAGCCGAAGGGCTTCCTGGCCTATCCGACGGTCGCCGAGGCGAGCTGGAGCTGGGGCAATATCGGCGTGCTCAACACCGGCGTCGCTGGTGCCTTTCCGGCCTCGAACCCTTCCGACGTGCTCGTCGATCTCGTCTATGCGCTGAAGGCAGGCTTCCGCCAGAACGCTTCCTTCGTGATGAACCGGAAGACGCAGGGAACCGTCCGCAAGTTCAAGGACTCGACCGGCAACTATCTCTGGCAGCCTCCGGCCTCGGCCGGCGCGCCGGCGACCTTGCTCGGCTTCCCGCTTGTCGAGGCGGAGGATATGCCGAACGTCGCCAACAATGCGGTCTCGATCGCCTTCGGCGACTTCCGGCGCGGCTACCTCGTCGTCGACCGGGCCGGCGTGCGCATCCTGCGCGATCCCTACTCCGCCAAGCCCTATGTGCTGTTCTACACGACCAAGCGCGTCGGCGGCG